Proteins from a genomic interval of Deltaproteobacteria bacterium:
- a CDS encoding radical SAM protein produces the protein MKLLLSSVFGPYGVDDEYGEKENKMELFHNQVTREQGIFSYRFNHGSQGLYFLAENIDMPTAVLDFPNFKRFKKELKKGYDFIGISFIIPNFEKAKAMARAIREFSPESKIILGGHGVNIPDIESMIDHDFICKGEGVYFLRRLFGEREDKPIRHPLQYSSFNRQVMGAPWPSDSGILIPGVGCANKCRFCATSHFFGNYIPYLKTGQEIFDVCCRYEDEKNITEFGVLDENFLKMKDRALELLELMEKNDRHFNFAIFSSAETLKSIGDLDILVRMGVTFVWVGVESKKEIYAKNKGTDFQVLFKELKKRGISVLASSILFLEEHDQDTIWEDVDFVTSLNPDYVQFAPLGPIPGTKLYADYKTQGKLIDSIPYKSQHGQKKIWFHHPHFTRDESEGFLRRAFEKDYERNGASMLRSIKTVLGGYGYCINHPDERVRKRSIEYKKRLKMTRYFLTASTLYVKNQRSDALLREIKQSYGSVFGRMNIPSLFASGLVIMFSAKEYLRCRFLGDLRVPKTSYLSLYKGHKPAAQWAGFSPARGKGPKNPYPWIGHPEPQPVLSVEHHAGHRRIS, from the coding sequence ATGAAACTATTACTAAGTTCTGTATTCGGGCCATATGGGGTGGATGATGAATATGGCGAAAAAGAAAACAAGATGGAGCTCTTCCACAATCAGGTGACCCGGGAGCAGGGCATCTTTTCCTACAGATTCAATCATGGTAGCCAGGGGCTCTATTTTTTGGCGGAAAATATTGACATGCCCACAGCGGTGCTGGATTTTCCAAACTTTAAGCGATTCAAAAAAGAATTGAAAAAGGGATATGACTTTATCGGCATCAGCTTCATCATCCCCAATTTCGAGAAGGCAAAGGCGATGGCACGCGCCATTCGTGAATTCTCCCCCGAATCGAAGATCATTCTGGGAGGCCACGGCGTCAATATCCCGGATATCGAATCCATGATCGATCATGATTTCATATGCAAAGGCGAAGGCGTGTATTTTTTGAGAAGGTTGTTCGGGGAGAGGGAAGACAAACCCATCCGGCATCCGCTTCAATACAGCTCTTTTAACAGGCAGGTCATGGGCGCGCCCTGGCCGTCCGACTCCGGCATCCTGATACCGGGCGTTGGATGTGCCAATAAGTGCCGGTTTTGCGCCACCTCCCATTTCTTTGGAAATTACATTCCATATTTGAAAACCGGCCAGGAGATTTTTGATGTGTGCTGCCGGTACGAGGATGAAAAAAATATCACGGAATTCGGCGTATTGGATGAAAACTTCTTAAAGATGAAGGATCGTGCCCTGGAACTGCTGGAGCTGATGGAAAAGAATGACCGTCATTTTAATTTTGCAATATTCAGCTCTGCTGAAACGCTTAAGAGTATCGGGGACCTGGATATCCTCGTGCGCATGGGGGTGACATTCGTGTGGGTCGGCGTTGAATCCAAAAAGGAGATTTATGCAAAAAACAAGGGCACTGATTTTCAGGTTCTTTTCAAGGAATTAAAAAAGAGGGGGATCAGTGTTCTGGCGTCATCGATCCTGTTTCTTGAGGAACACGATCAAGATACGATCTGGGAAGATGTGGATTTCGTCACCTCGCTCAATCCGGACTATGTGCAATTCGCACCGTTGGGACCGATTCCGGGGACCAAATTGTATGCTGATTATAAAACTCAGGGAAAGTTAATTGATTCTATTCCTTATAAATCCCAGCACGGTCAGAAGAAAATCTGGTTTCATCATCCCCATTTTACCAGGGATGAGTCCGAAGGCTTTCTTCGGCGTGCCTTTGAGAAGGATTATGAGAGAAACGGCGCTTCCATGCTGCGTTCCATAAAAACCGTTCTGGGAGGTTATGGTTATTGCATAAACCATCCGGACGAACGCGTTCGAAAACGTTCAATCGAATACAAGAAGAGGCTTAAGATGACGCGATACTTTCTCACCGCGTCAACGCTTTATGTGAAAAACCAGCGGAGTGACGCCTTGCTGAGAGAAATTAAACAGTCATATGGTTCCGTATTCGGCAGGATGAATATCCCATCGCTGTTCGCATCAGGGCTGGTCATAATGTTCAGTGCCAAAGAATATTTGAGATGCCGCTTCCTGGGTGATCTGAGAGTGCCCAAGACATCCTATCTCTCCTTATACAAGGGTCACAAACCTGCAGCTCAATGGGCCGGGTTTTCACCTGCCCGTGGGAAGGGGCCGAAGAACCCCTATCCCTGGATAGGACACCCTGAGCCTCAGCCCGTGTTGAGCGTGGAGCACCATGCCGGGCACCGCCGTATATCTTAA
- a CDS encoding HAMP domain-containing histidine kinase has protein sequence MRQTKWFFHPILIFIASVAAVALSLFLYIYWYVEVSTGLKRVLEKASLDRDQVLASQTWVVILVLSILVGIILLGIFIIFVYNQKTFQLYRLQRNFINNFTHELKTPVTSLKLYLETFRKYELPRKDQLKYIGYMVQDADRLTYNINRILDLARIESKTYEEKLVKEDLVQAVEQFVEKNRHLFHGCDIRIHNPTGRAFVYPIRPALFEILLMNLFTNAVKYNASEAPRLDITFEPKGRGLHICFADNGIGLPKSELRKVFKKFYQIGRSDNMSAKGTGIGLYLVESIARFHKGRMTAESKGSGEGSVFCLILPLNTGRS, from the coding sequence ATGCGTCAAACCAAATGGTTTTTTCATCCGATTCTTATTTTCATCGCCTCTGTTGCGGCCGTGGCCCTGTCCCTTTTCCTTTATATCTACTGGTATGTGGAAGTCAGCACAGGCCTGAAAAGGGTATTGGAGAAGGCCAGCCTCGATCGCGATCAGGTCCTGGCTTCTCAAACCTGGGTGGTGATTCTGGTGCTTTCCATCCTTGTGGGAATCATTCTGTTGGGCATATTCATTATCTTTGTCTATAATCAAAAAACATTTCAGCTTTACCGTCTCCAGCGCAATTTTATCAACAATTTCACCCATGAGCTCAAGACCCCGGTCACCTCGCTGAAATTATATCTGGAGACGTTTCGAAAATACGAGCTTCCCCGGAAAGATCAGCTCAAGTATATCGGCTACATGGTTCAGGATGCGGACCGGCTGACCTATAATATCAACCGCATCCTGGACCTTGCGAGGATCGAGAGCAAGACTTATGAAGAAAAACTCGTAAAGGAGGATCTGGTTCAGGCGGTTGAGCAGTTTGTTGAAAAAAATCGTCATCTCTTCCATGGCTGCGACATCCGGATTCACAATCCCACAGGGAGAGCCTTTGTATACCCCATCCGTCCCGCCTTGTTTGAAATACTTCTGATGAATCTGTTCACCAATGCGGTCAAGTACAATGCGTCCGAAGCCCCCCGACTGGATATCACCTTCGAACCCAAGGGAAGGGGCCTGCACATCTGTTTCGCGGACAACGGCATCGGGCTTCCAAAGTCGGAATTAAGGAAAGTATTCAAAAAATTTTACCAGATCGGACGCTCGGACAACATGTCGGCCAAGGGGACAGGCATCGGCCTCTATCTGGTGGAGAGCATCGCCCGGTTTCACAAGGGGAGGATGACGGCCGAATCGAAAGGGAGTGGGGAGGGCTCTGTTTTCTGCCTGATTCTGCCCCTGAACACCGGCCGATCCTGA
- a CDS encoding response regulator transcription factor — translation MDDAAKTRILVVEDETHLAEGLKLNLSLKGYEVMIAPDGISALQGWKEWQPDLIVLDIMLPGIDGISVLRNIRLEDERVPILILSARGDPDDRVKGFSYGVDDYLVKPFNLDEFLLRVDRLLTRGAWSREGPGSGENIASSLPRIYTFGDNRIDFETLKADGPSGRISLTEQEIRLLRLFIANRGRPLSRRKLLEIGWGYTGGTTTRTVDNFMVRLRKYFEPDPKNPVYFKSLRSVGYVFDHDPE, via the coding sequence ATGGATGACGCCGCTAAAACCCGCATTCTGGTGGTAGAAGATGAGACGCACCTGGCCGAAGGGCTGAAGCTGAACCTGTCCCTGAAGGGATATGAGGTGATGATCGCCCCGGATGGGATCTCGGCCCTGCAAGGGTGGAAGGAATGGCAGCCGGACCTGATCGTATTGGACATCATGCTCCCGGGAATTGACGGGATCTCGGTGCTTCGAAATATCCGTCTTGAGGACGAACGGGTCCCGATCCTGATCCTGTCGGCCAGGGGGGACCCTGATGACAGGGTAAAAGGGTTTTCGTACGGGGTGGACGATTATCTTGTCAAGCCCTTTAACCTGGATGAGTTTCTGCTCCGCGTGGACCGGCTTCTAACCAGGGGGGCCTGGTCCCGGGAGGGGCCCGGTTCAGGCGAAAACATCGCATCGTCACTCCCCAGAATTTACACTTTCGGGGATAACCGGATCGATTTTGAGACCTTGAAGGCCGATGGCCCGTCCGGTCGTATCAGTCTGACCGAACAGGAAATCCGGCTTCTGAGACTGTTTATCGCCAACCGCGGCAGACCCCTTTCGAGAAGAAAGCTCCTGGAAATCGGCTGGGGGTATACCGGAGGAACCACCACCCGGACCGTGGATAATTTTATGGTGAGATTACGAAAATATTTTGAACCCGATCCCAAAAACCCAGTCTACTTCAAAAGCCTTCGCTCGGTGGGATATGTCTTTGATCACGACCCGGAATAA